Part of the Zingiber officinale cultivar Zhangliang chromosome 8A, Zo_v1.1, whole genome shotgun sequence genome, GTCGGCAGAAGTTAATTGCTCAGAGAGGTTTAGCTCAATTAGTCTGACTTGGGAATCGTTCAGTGAATGCAAGTGAATATGCTCTGCTAGTTACCATATATTTTCTCCACTTTGTATGTAAAGTGCGACCGTTGCTCATACGTCTTAAGAATTTGCATAGATCTTTTTAATTGATTGATTCAAACTTTCTTAGTTTCAAAGATGATGAATCCGAAGGGAGGAAACATACATGTAGATTACTGTCAGAGTTATAATTGAACATCAACTGTATTCATGTTACTTACCAATCCATTTTGTGCTTTATGTGTAATAATATTATGCAGCCAAAACTTCCGTAAATTTTCTGTAGTCTTGTTGTCCTGTGCGCCTGCAGCTTCTTTCCAGCATGTCACACCTAAACCTTGATTTGAAAATTTGAAGAGTTAATACGGAACTTTTTGAGTGATCTTCATTTGTCGATACTATCAAACTATTTCTCAATGTTGGATTAAGAGTTTGTGCTGATGGAATGGATGCAaccataaataatttttaaacacttTCATGTTTATTAATCATGCTTCTGATTCATTCTGTTTAAGAATCGTTGTTTTGCTAAAAAAGTTTCTAGAGTGAATGTATCCTTTTTGTCATTCAGGTAGTTGGTGATCTTAGCTTTCATCTCTCAATTTTTATTTGCAGCTCCATGAACGACAAGACACGAGAGAGATTTCTATTCTAACAAAAGGTAGTGGATTTTTCTATACCACATGCACAAATAGATATGAGAAAGATTCTTCTGTAATTGTAAAGTATTTTTTTAGTTACCACCATGCCGTATAGACATTGCCACCTCAGTTACATCCACATAGTTTACTTCTTCAATGGCTGGTTTTATTTTCCGCGAGCAACTCTAGCAAAGAAAGTGTCCATTGTTGCGTAAGAGATCATTTATTAGTAACTAACAACTCTTTTCAATTTGTATTCGGTTGACATTTATCATGTAGGTAAGTTTTTTATGGTTATCATGAAGCAAGTGCGCCTGTTTGTTCAATCTAAATTGAGCTTTCTGAATTTCATTTTCGTTTATATGTCTCACTTGTTTACTATCTATCTTTTAGAAGTAGACGTTTCACGAGTACGTGTCCATAAAGTTCTTATCTGCCATTCCTTCGCTGAAGTCTAAATCTGTTTGTCTGTTATATAATCTATTAGGAAATGCTCATTAGATTTGCCCTTCAGGTGATAATAATGACGAGAACGATAGAGTCCTGTATGCTAAAGGTCATCTttggcttcagaagcaacatataATGGGCAGGGCCATAGGGTAAGAAGTTCAGATTTCTACATTCTCAGATTTCTTTTCCTGCCCTTGTCATCTCCTAACCTGCCGATACTCGATTGTTGCAGGTTTCTACCGTATGTCGGTTGGATTACCATTGTCCTCACAGAGATTCCAGTCATTAAGGTACGACATAAAATAACAAGGAGCATTAGCTACTGCTTATGCTTGTCCATGCCATTGTTTTACTGGATCAATGACTTTCGAGCAAAGTACATGGTAGTTTGTTTGTGTTTCGTAATCTCCTCCTTCATATGCATCTCTATAAGAACATCAACCTGCCCCCGGGATTATGGTACAGCGGCAGGGCATTCAGGTTGTCACCTATGCACTCGCGGTTCGAGCCCCAGTTATAGTGAATTTGTAggatttttttctccaaatgggacaCGCAACTAAAGAATGCTGGGCTCCTGGACTGCCTGCTGCgaacgcttcccgatttatcctggtggaCAGAGCGAAACTTTCATGGGATCGGACCGGTCATCCCAGGCTTGATGTTACCCAGTCTGgttaattatttttctataagAACATCAACCCATGTTAATCTCAACTGTTTGTAGCTACGCGGACCGTTTGTTTCCCTCTGTCGAATTATGTTTTCTTTCGCTACGAAAACACCACTACATAACTGCTTAGGGCTAATTGAGTTGTTCTGATTTTCGCAGTACTTGCTCATTGGGGCTCTTGGTTTGTTTGCTCTAACCTCAAAGGAGTAGAGGAGAAGAAGCAAAGCATTCGAGAATTTATGATCGAAATAAattgttatattttctttatgattttctatagaaaattataattataaagatTAGCAATGATACTGATAATTACAATTGTGGTCTGTATGTGCAATTCTGCTATAACTAACAGATTTGGTGTTAAATTTAATATCCCTCCGGCGTAGACTTAATTTTTGTCCAAGAATATAATGGGACATTGTTAtgatgttttaaaaaatagtgTCTTTTATGAAAAACATAATGTGTGTTTTTTTATCTAGATATTCAGCTCGGACCAACTTAAGATCCAACTAATCTTAAAAGAGATCCATCTAACCTCATAAAATTTTTTCATCGATCACTGATAGAGCTGTACGGGTCAATCCGTGACGGGGTGCGTCGGTTCATAGCGGACTAACCATTTGGCGGGACGGGACGGACCAACCCGCCAACTTGACggattagaaaattttcaatccAACCCATTCTAAGACGGGTTGCAGGTTTGACGGGCCAATCCGTGGgcccatcaaaatttttttaaaaaataaaaaaatatttcatatcttcatcattttacttcgaaaaaattttctacaattaaatgtatacataaatatatattttaaatataaatgaacacaaatgagtacttatgttatgaaaagtactatttttatttcaaaattataacaaagaaagataataaattaaccTAAAACTTATCTTACATGCTTTTTTCAACCCGCGgaccaacccaagcccgagcgggccgacccgcgcgggtcgcgggcctaggcgggtcggcccacggtggacttgggttgataaaatttcaacccaatCCACTTAAATTGTTTGACAAAATGGACCAACCCGACGGATCCAATCCAAATTGACGGTTCTAATTACTGATGtgaataaaaaaatacaaatgaatcttagcaACGGCTTATTAGCAACGGCTTACGTCATAATTCAAACTTCTGTATAAATATGCTTGGTAGATTCAAATCCTCATTGTCCAGACGACTCAGCATCATTTATCACCGCACCATAGCCGGCTGTCCTAAGTAAATCTGTGAAATTCATATATGAAATtgagtaattattttttttttctcttttttttttttaattttaattttaatttattttgtttaCTAACATCATATTTCACCAAGTAATCTACCATCGTACATGTAAGACCGCCACCGTGGACGACTACGCTCTGTACTTGCCCTACTCTCAGGTGCTGAGGACGCCAGTTTCTTCGTTGAGAACGATCACCGAATGGATGATTCTCGCAGCTCAGAAGCTGGTTTGGCGTCTGCTGCAGATTCTCTTCCTCGCAGATCCCATGCGTCGCTCAGGTGGGCGATTCTGCGCCGATCGCTGCTGCCTCGCCCTTCCTCCGCCGCATCAGGTTGTCCTTCAACACATGCCCTCTTGTAGGATTTCGTCCCGAAGTTCCACTGAACCTATCATCTCTGGCACAAAATTCGCAAGGAATTTAATCTTTCGGTTTTTACCTTTTCGACGATTTCGACATGCTATTCTTCCTGCTTGTTCCATGTGTATTTCGACGCATTTCGGCTGTCTTTAACCTCACTCATCGAGGGGAACGCAGGTCATCCATCTGATATGAGCACCAAGAAGGTGTCTAGGAAGAAAGGTGGTGGCTTTAATCTTATTCCGTGCCGCCCTCTTGTTGATACCCATCTAGTGCAAACCCCGGAAGTTTCTAGACGGGTGAAAATTCTAGCCGGCCCTCGCGATGCCTGCCTGCACTACAAATTACCTCTAGAAAATGCTCCTGGACTTGTCATGATGTAAGTACTTTATCTATCCGTTCACTGCAGTTTTGTATTGCTGGGCCTACCCTGCGCACTACAATTATTCCAACGAATACCTGATCTAGATTTTCATTGTATGTTTGATGTTTGTATAATGTATTCCGACGATAGCACCTTAACTGCAATAGTTTTGTCTTCTAACAAGCAGGAGTTATAATTGTGAATACAATTATCTTGACAAGCGACAGTGACACCTAGGCCTGAACTGACAGTGTGCAACCATACTATATCAGTTGGTTTGCCTGGCAGATTTAGAAGAAAATTGATATGATTTCAGTGGTTTTATCTGACTGTCATAATGCTTCTATTAAGTAACACGTAACACATTGTGCATTTATTTTTTGAGAGAAAAAAGACAGAATAAGCCACCTATTAGTGCAGAAATATGAGACCTTATAGAACAATAAGATTGTGCTGGAAAGGAATAAGGAATCCCTCTCAATATTTCTTACAGAAACAACTGAGGTAAGGAGAAAACAACCTAAAGATGTAATTGAATATTATGCTGAAATTAAGTTGATGGTGTATTCGTCTTCAGGTTTATATTCTATCTGTAACTTGAGCTAGCATTTTAAGAGAAGATAGGAGGGACCAGTAAATTATTTCTGACTGTCCATGATGTATCATGATAACAAATTGCCATATATCAAATTATCGGCAAATAAGAACCTATCCAATGCCATGCACCTAGTGCACCTAGAGCAAAGATGTTGTCTGGAGAATATCAAGAAATCAATTAGTAATAGCGCCAAAGTTTTGAGTTTCATTTTCACCAAATCAAACACACTAGTGAAACTAAACTGTGATGCAAACACATGGGATTTGTTTGATTTATAGGTTCATATTCATAGGAACCTCCCCCCACGAATGTTGTCCTGGGAATGTTAATCTTAGGGAAATTAAGAAACCGTGTTAATATGTTGCAGTAGAGAAGTGTTGAGAAAACTCAAACTAATAGATAGGTAGTTTGATCCAAAGATTTAATCATAGCCACACAACTAGGTGCATATGGCATTTTATCCTTTCCtagcgcccccccccccccctaaatgCACATGTGCTAGGAATTAGTCAATTATGTTGGTCCTTTATGCTATTTTTGCGCATCTGTTAtttgcttgctttgatgatgtttTCTCTTAAAcaactcacaatgctaacataagagatttacttggtatccatctcaagaagaggtgactaatccaaggatccgaccctcactcactcatccactataaaataactccttctcggtaactaccggaggtggagaagcctcatatAAGCTCACACACACAAATACACAAGAGGAacgaaatacaagctaatacaatatcaaatcttaCACGATCTgcaaaccctagcttgcttttgCTTCTTGTATGGAAcgtctcttgaccttggaagtgcagcaacactttactccaagaaagcttcaagaactggcgtgaaccTGTGAGAACAATCGCAAGAAGAAGTGGAGAGAAAGTGTTGTGGAATCGCtgcgaggaagaaggctttggagcgtttccttcgcaacggtcatatcccaatcgattgaccaatcgattggggaggcttgaatcgatcggctagcgcctctgtgctcttgctgGAGAAAcctgaatcgattgaccgatcgattcagcgtTTATCGCGACTCGCGCGATTTCTagccccccaatcgattgaccgattgattggcggtgcccaatcgatcggctgatcgattgagcaagCTTCTGTGGTCACGATTCAGGCTCCCAATCGTTTgcctgatcgattgggccaaccTTCACTCACAACcaccttcaatcgatcaactgttGATCGGACTGcgattcaatcgatcggttgatcgattgacctccctttgacttgcttaactcaagtcttgggtccccaaatccaacatccggtcaaccgtgacttgttgaatctcctcatgcctagcacccggtcaaccttgacatgtcgggacttcttcaccaagtatccggtcaatcctttgacccacttggacttttctgctCGTGCCAAGTGtgcagtcaaccttgacccacttggacttaccgtttcgtgccaagtgttcagtcctccatgacccacttggacttccactagatgtccggtcacccttgacccatctggatttccttgtgccaagtatccggtcaatcctttgacctacttgggcttcccaacaccaggtatccggtcaaccttgacccacctagatctccacgtgcctggcttcactcaccaagtctttccatctgcctagcttcactcactaggattttccatctgcctggcttcactcaccagaactttccatctgcctggcttcactcaccaggactttcacctagcttcactcactaggattttcccactgcccgacttcactcattgGATTTTCACctccctagcttcactcactagatttttcacctggcttcactcaccaggatttcctaactgcctagcttcactcactaggtcttccaccTGCTTCAGTCACTAAGATTtccaggcttcactcaccaggactttcacctacctaacctctagttaggactttcctagtcaagtatccggtcaactctttgacctacttgactcttcttcacatctaatcgGTCAGTCTTTGACCATAGgaaaattgtatcaacaatctccccaatcggacgattgcatctgcaatttccattgtcaaacatcgaaacccaaacatgaagactcaagcttagtcaagcaggtcaaccttgacctagggatattgcaccaacactttatgCTATTTTTGTGCATATCTGTTATTTGCATGCTCATTGTTTTCTCTTAAAGGGTCAACATCCTATATTCGTACTTTAGAATGATTAGTTTTTTTAGTGAAGGTTTGTGTTCTATTAGTTTCCCTTGATGTGCAATTAATGAAATTTCTGTTTCAATGTGCAGCGGCTTATTATCTGTTTTAGATGGATTGTTATACTTCTTTAATTTGCTAAATTCAAACAATTTgattctttttatatttttagaagattatattttttaacataacaTAATAATCCTCAACTTATTCCATCGTCTGTAATATATTATTTTCTGTGTCCTTGGTTAATCAATGAGATGAATTGTCTAATGTGCATTTAGTCTTTGTTATTTTTAATTGAGATCAAACCTTAAACCAGATGTCTTTAAAAATCAATACTATAGTATATCCGTACTCATTTCTAACTTTCAAAAACTAATAATAATATTTCTCTCCTTCAGAATTATTGACCAAGGAAGGAaacatgctaatgtagggtataTATCAGTATTGAAGTTTTTACACTACAAAAAGGGAACAATTAGTATGTGAAGACAATAAAAGGGAATTTAACAAATTTGGATCTACCGGATGGATAATTGATGACAAGTACCTAATAGTCAGGTACCTCTAGGTACCTAACCTGTGTAAGTTAGGTTTGGGTACTTGATAATAATCCGGTTTGGATAGTTATATTATATAAGCAAGTCAAATTTGGATCAAATATTTCCTGTTTAAAGTGTTTCtatgttttcaatatttttttgcaGCCAGAGAATGGAGGAGTCTCTTGACCTATATGATTTTCAGATCTCCAGGCAATATGATATTGACACCACAGGGCTAGTATGTGAGTCCTTTTGAAACTTCATTACTTGTCAAAAGAAGTAATCTCTCCTGTTGGATTTCGTTGGTCATTTTGTTTGATGGATATAGAAACATAAATTTTCTTACTACTTAAATTTGGAAGGAAATTCTCATGCACCTTGTGTTTGATACTTTGTTTattttgttaatattttttttccataATATTATGATTATCCATGTTTTGAAGTATATTTTGGTGTTTCTGTTTGTATAGACAAATAAAATTTGTTTGTTTTCTAGCATATACATGCCTGTGATCTACTACTGTACATTAGGTCACTAAATAAGATATTTATTGAAAAATGAACTACTCATACCTTTTTCTATATTCACATTTATATTGAGAAATAAATGTCCCTGTCTTTTCCTAAtaaatttgcttaaacatttaaATATCATTAGATATTTTTTGCTCACTTATGAAAAGATAAGGTGCAAACAAAGATTTTCTTTGTTGCCTATCCTAAGGCTGTTTCTGTAGATGATCATGTAGACGATCATATCTGCAGCTAAGAGACAGAGAGAGAGTTTTATCCCATTGGCCAAGCGATAAAGCCTTTTATAGCCTGTGGACATTTTATCTTAGATCTTAGCTCTCTTCATGTTTTCAGCAATCTAGTGTAATTTGGGGTTAGCAATGAACTTTTCAATTGGTCTCATATAATCTTGTCATCTACTACCATGTCAATCCACGTGTTTCATCCAAGGTGCTTCACACTTTGTCATGGTTTTTGTTGCTTACATCCTGAATGGTCAGTGGAAAAAGGATTGAGCATAGTTTTGTTTATTAAGAAGGTAACCTTTTGTGTTAATATACTAATTTGattggttgctcacatcaaaaagttTATGTTGAAAAATTATCAGTCTATGCTTGTTTCCTTAAATAATGCATAGAATTTCAATATTCCCCTTTTCAAATTGCGACATTGGATTATTTATATCCATGGATGCTTTGTGATGTCTTCCAACTATGtggggttgtaaatgaaccaagccaaaCTTGGTTTTGCTTTTTTATTCAAGATTGCAAGCTTGAGATTTTACCCATCTCAGCTGGAGACAAAGTTGTGACTAAAAGTTAGCTAAACTCTATCCAATAGCTAAAAActtgtattatttattttttttttaaacatgatattaGATAATTCAGAATATCAAAAATGATATTATCAAAAGCATATTGTGCATTTGTaatatattttcataaataagcatagtaaacaaaaaaaaatcaatcctAAACAAGCTTTCAAACTAGTCTATTCATGAATTATTCGAGAGTTATTTCAAAGGTAAGAACCAACTAGCTAATAAGTGTTCAAGCTTATTCATTTATGTTGTtgggttttaaaaaattaaggccGTGTTTAGGTTTGTATATTTTCACTTTTCATAGAAAATGAACGTAAATGAGTTCTCGCTGAGTCATGCATGCCCCTCTTTATCCAGTCCTCCAATATTCATTGGATTGCTATTTTCAACCATCATGGTTGCCTTTAGTTCACACCACCCACCATCCCTCTATGAACGTAATCTCTGATTTGATTCCTACCTCATGGCTTACTGATTTACTTTCATCATCATACCctcatatttcttccttcatTTGAGCACCTAGATGGATATATGGTTATCCTCTTATTCATAGTGATACCTAATTCATGCTGAATATTCCTTCCTGAAACTTGGGAGGCCTTATGGTTGGTTGTCAATGCGCCATCCGTGCTCCTAGTGAAAAATCATTGCCACACTGTTATGCAAGAAGTATATGCACAAGTGACATTCTCAATTCCCACCCCTAAACTTGATCAGCTACATGGTTGGCTGTCACTACCTTTATGGCATGCCATTTGTGTGCCAAGTGAAAATCATCACCTCATTGATACTTGAGGTAAGCTCACACATGATTTTCTCAACTCACATACATCCCCATGAACCCAAATTGTTGAATGTCCTAACCATGACCTAGTCAATCAACCACCTTTTCTTTGTTCCCAATTTGCCATTTGTTGATGGCACAAACTTTACTATTACCTTTTTGCCTGTTTACCATAAGTGGTTGTCATGGACTTTACAGTTCTTCTATGCTTACTAAACAATCTGACATTCTTGAACTCTCTACCCATCAAATCCACTCTGCAAGGGTACAATGTTGCATGGCCAGCATCTTTCACAAGGAATCTGTTGTCTATGGTAACCTGCTTGGTTACTTCGGTTTGTGGTGCTAAAGTAACTAGAAGACCATGTTCACTAGTTTTACCTCTCTGTTAAATTGGTACATAACTCTTCTAGTTGTCCTTTTCTCTACCTGTATCCTCTTCTCACTCGCGCTAATActtgtatatatttatttatgaaaGCAGACAGGTTAGCTTCACCTTCTATTTACATAAAAAAAGAGCTCACTAAACTTGCACGGTTTTTTCGAcaaaaattatttgtttaatatCTTTAGATTTTTTCCCTTTGCTTTATACAATCATCTTAGATTTAGTTTAATTCTGTGTCTAACTCTCCTAATCATCTATGTAGGTTGTTGGCCTTCAGAAGATGTCCTGGCCTGGTTTTGTGTAGACCAT contains:
- the LOC122010125 gene encoding uncharacterized protein LOC122010125 isoform X1 — translated: MGWIADAFDSLRSLDIRYGRRVGRDGMEVFDLRHRNGIAGGGRPFWKHGTWFSEGQASAGGFCDCEGDILFLNMGKEPIRAGEIVVFNFNRSEIPIVHRVIELHERQDTREISILTKGDNNDENDRVLYAKGHLWLQKQHIMGRAIGFLPYVGWITIVLTEIPVIKVRHKITRSISYCLCLSMPLFYWINDFRAKYMVVCLCFVISSFICISIRTSTCPRDYGTAAGHSGCHLCTRGSSPSYSEFVGFFSPNGTRN
- the LOC122010125 gene encoding signal peptidase complex catalytic subunit SEC11A-like isoform X2, with the protein product MGWIADAFDSLRSLDIRQALTQLVNLGMVVALAVMAWKCLICVTGTESPVVVVLSGSMEPGFQRGDILFLNMGKEPIRAGEIVVFNFNRSEIPIVHRVIELHERQDTREISILTKGDNNDENDRVLYAKGHLWLQKQHIMGRAIGFLPYVGWITIVLTEIPVIKVRHKITRSISYCLCLSMPLFYWINDFRAKYMVVCLCFVISSFICISIRTSTCPRDYGTAAGHSGCHLCTRGSSPSYSEFVGFFSPNGTRN
- the LOC122010125 gene encoding uncharacterized protein LOC122010125 isoform X4; the protein is MEVFDLRHRNGIAGGGRPFWKHGTWFSEGQASAGGFCDCEGDILFLNMGKEPIRAGEIVVFNFNRSEIPIVHRVIELHERQDTREISILTKGDNNDENDRVLYAKGHLWLQKQHIMGRAIGFLPYVGWITIVLTEIPVIKVRHKITRSISYCLCLSMPLFYWINDFRAKYMVVCLCFVISSFICISIRTSTCPRDYGTAAGHSGCHLCTRGSSPSYSEFVGFFSPNGTRN
- the LOC122010125 gene encoding signal peptidase complex catalytic subunit SEC11A-like isoform X5 produces the protein MVVALAVMAWKCLICVTGTESPVVVVLSGSMEPGFQRGDILFLNMGKEPIRAGEIVVFNFNRSEIPIVHRVIELHERQDTREISILTKGDNNDENDRVLYAKGHLWLQKQHIMGRAIGFLPYVGWITIVLTEIPVIKVRHKITRSISYCLCLSMPLFYWINDFRAKYMVVCLCFVISSFICISIRTSTCPRDYGTAAGHSGCHLCTRGSSPSYSEFVGFFSPNGTRN
- the LOC122010125 gene encoding uncharacterized protein LOC122010125 isoform X3, yielding MYGRRVGRDGMEVFDLRHRNGIAGGGRPFWKHGTWFSEGQASAGGFCDCEGDILFLNMGKEPIRAGEIVVFNFNRSEIPIVHRVIELHERQDTREISILTKGDNNDENDRVLYAKGHLWLQKQHIMGRAIGFLPYVGWITIVLTEIPVIKVRHKITRSISYCLCLSMPLFYWINDFRAKYMVVCLCFVISSFICISIRTSTCPRDYGTAAGHSGCHLCTRGSSPSYSEFVGFFSPNGTRN